The Mesorhizobium koreense genome includes a window with the following:
- a CDS encoding tetratricopeptide repeat protein, which produces MSFWTGRDPAEMRCAVRFIGFAIALCLFARGASALADEPAASNVLPRIEKSSLAANAARRKILFAKMMADPANLDVAFEYAALSSQAGDLESAISTLERMLIFAPKVPRLQLELGVLYYRLGSYQLAQNYLTAALQAPDVPAEVRARVEPYLAEIHNRTAIDRFNGTITFGTRYQSNANGGASSDIVNIGGIPLLLSDAALADSDVNGFVLGNFIYSHDLASQGDRFDAQLLTYGAFYNDHHEINTGLAELTFGPVISLDRFGFDKTDFGIYGILGGVMLHGDPYRWSGGIGARLAKAFTRDTRGELRVEYRYQDYRDSDLRPTASDRTGSNINIIGTLRHQITNRFAAYAGLEGERHDARRGYESYWSLGGTIGGVYLLDPLIGNGSQPWTANLSFGVLDRSYDEPDSLMAAYDRHDVETFVQGILTIPLRETWSMQAVASYRNVNSNYDIDKFDNVSVSLGFTKSF; this is translated from the coding sequence GTGTCGTTCTGGACAGGGCGAGATCCTGCCGAGATGAGGTGTGCGGTTCGCTTCATCGGCTTTGCCATAGCGTTGTGCCTGTTTGCTCGTGGCGCGTCCGCCCTGGCCGACGAACCTGCCGCTAGCAACGTCCTGCCAAGGATCGAGAAAAGCAGCCTCGCTGCAAACGCCGCCCGCCGGAAAATCCTGTTTGCCAAGATGATGGCCGATCCGGCCAATCTTGACGTCGCCTTTGAATATGCGGCGCTCTCCTCGCAGGCGGGCGATCTTGAAAGTGCGATCTCGACACTCGAGCGCATGCTGATCTTTGCTCCCAAAGTGCCGCGTCTCCAACTGGAACTGGGTGTACTCTACTATCGGCTAGGTTCGTACCAGCTTGCCCAGAACTATCTGACAGCCGCGCTCCAAGCCCCCGATGTCCCGGCGGAGGTCCGTGCGCGGGTGGAGCCTTATCTCGCTGAGATCCACAATCGTACTGCAATAGACCGGTTCAACGGGACCATCACTTTCGGGACACGCTATCAGTCCAATGCGAATGGCGGCGCCAGCAGCGACATCGTCAACATAGGAGGAATTCCTCTTCTCCTCAGCGATGCCGCCCTTGCGGATTCGGACGTCAACGGTTTTGTGTTGGGCAATTTCATCTACTCCCACGATCTTGCCTCGCAAGGCGACCGATTTGACGCGCAACTCCTGACCTATGGAGCTTTCTATAACGACCATCATGAAATCAATACCGGGCTTGCTGAACTGACCTTCGGGCCGGTGATCAGCCTCGACCGGTTCGGCTTCGACAAAACCGATTTCGGCATCTACGGCATATTGGGCGGTGTGATGCTACATGGTGATCCATACCGGTGGAGCGGAGGTATAGGCGCAAGGCTCGCAAAGGCATTCACACGTGACACGCGCGGTGAATTGCGGGTCGAGTATCGCTACCAGGATTACCGGGACTCGGATCTTCGCCCCACCGCATCGGATCGCACAGGCAGCAATATCAACATCATCGGCACCTTGCGCCATCAGATCACAAACCGTTTCGCGGCCTATGCCGGCCTCGAAGGCGAGCGCCACGATGCCAGGCGGGGCTATGAAAGCTACTGGAGTCTGGGGGGTACCATTGGCGGCGTCTATCTGCTTGACCCGTTAATTGGCAACGGCTCGCAGCCCTGGACTGCCAACCTTTCCTTCGGTGTGCTGGATCGCAGCTACGACGAACCCGATTCGTTGATGGCAGCTTACGATCGCCACGATGTCGAAACGTTCGTGCAGGGGATATTGACCATACCCTTGCGCGAAACCTGGTCGATGCAGGCGGTTGCCAGTTACCGCAATGTCAATTCGAACTACGATATCGACAAGTTTGACAATGTCAGCGTGTCGCTAGGCTTCACGAAAAGCTTCTAG